Genomic window (Rhizobium sp. NLR16a):
GCCGCTGACCGGACTTTCTATCGAGAATGCGCGTTATCCGCTCACCGATTTCCATCTGCCTTTCGGCTCGTCGCGCACCATTTCAAATGTCGCGGAAGGCAAGGTTCGCCTTTCGCTCGAGAGCGGCCGGGCGATCGTGCTTGCCCGCCCCTATGATCTTTCCGGAGTCTGATTTTTGGCCCCTCCCATTCTGAAACTCGACGATATCTTCCTGAGCTTCGGCGGCGCACCGCTGCTGGCGGGCGCTTCCCTGCAGGTCGAGCCCGGCGACAAGATCTGTCTCGTCGGCCGTAACGGCTCGGGAAAATCGACGCTGCTGAAGATCGCCGCCGGCCTGGTCGAGGCGCAGTCCGGCGAAGTTTTCCGTCATCCGTCCTCGACGGTGCGCTATCTCGAACAGGCGCCGGACTTTGCCAGTTTCAGCACCGTTCAGGCCTATGCCGAGGCTGGTCTGGGACCCGGCGACGATCCCTATCGCGTCACCTATCTTCTGTCCCACCTCGGCCTCACCGGTGAGGAGGATCCAAATACCCTTTCCGGCGGTGAATCGCGACGGGCCGCCCTTGCCCGCGTGCTGGCGCCGGAGCCCGACATTCTCCTGCTCGACGAGCCGACCAACCATCTCGACCTGCCGACCATCGAATGGCTGGAAGGCGAGTTGCAAAAGACGCGCAGCGCCCTGGTGCTGATCTCGCACGACCGGCGGTTCCTCGAAAAAGTTTCGACGGCAACCGTCTGGCTCGATCGCGGCGCCTCGCGCCGGCTCGACAGGGGCTTTGCGCATTTCGAAGCCTGGCGCGACCAGGTGCTGGAGGCCGAGGAGCTCGAGCAGCACAAGCTCGGCAAGGCAATCGAGCGCGAGGAGCACTGGCTGCGCTACGGCGTCACGGCCCGGCGCAAGCGCAATATGCGCCGTCTCGGCGAGCTGCAGACGATGCGTTCGCAATATCGTGGCCACAAGGGCCCGCAGGGCACGGTGCAGGCGACGATTTCGGATGCGCAGGAATCCGGCAAGCTGGTGATCGAGGCCGAGAAGATCACCAAGAGCTTCGGCGACCGGGCAATCGTCACACCGTTCTCGATCCGCGTCCATCGCGGCGATTGCATCGGTCTCGTCGGGCCGAACGGCGCCGGCAAGACGACGCTCTTGAAAATGCTGACCGGCCAGCTTTCGCCGGACGGCGGCACGGTGAAGCTGGGCACCAACCTGGAGATCGCCACCCTCGACCAGAAGCGCGAGGACCTCAAGCCCGAGGAGACGCTTGCAAACTACCTGACCGACGGGCGCGGCGAAAACCTGCTCGTCAATGGCGAGCAGCGCCACGTCACCGGCTACATGAAAGAATTCCTGTTCCAGCCGGAGCAGGCGCGAACACCGATCAAGAGCCTCTCCGGCGGCGAGCGCGCCCGGCTGATGCTGGCGCGCATCCTGGCGCGCCCGGCAAACCTCCTGATCCTTGACGAACCGACCAACGATCTCGACATCGAGACGCTCGACCTCCTGCAGGAAATCGTCGCCGGCTTTCCCGGCACCGTCATCCTCGTCAGCCACGATCGTGACTTTCTCGACCGCACCGTAACCTCGACGATCGCGCCCGCCGTGCCGGATGCGCCCGACGGCCGATGGATCGAATATGCCGGCGGCTATACGGACATGTTGGCGCAGCGCAAGGGCGTACTCGACGAGCGCAGGAAAGCCGAGAAAGCGGCGGAGAAACCGAAGACCCAGGAGACAACAGCTTCCGGCGCAGCCTCGAAGGGCAAGCTTTCCTTCAAGCAGAAATTCGCGCTGGACAATCTGCCGAAGGAAATGGCCAAGGCCGAGGCCGAGATCGCCAAGCGCGAACTTGTCATGGCCGATCCCAATCTCTTCACGCGCGACCCCGTTGCCTTCAACCGCCTTGCAGGCGAGATGGAGAAGCTGCGAGTCAGCCTGACCAAGATGGAAGAGGAATGGCTGGAGCTCGAAATGCTGCGGGAAGAACTGGAGGGCTGAGACTCTCGCACTCAGCCGCTTGCGTCACGTTGTAGGCAGGGGTCCTGCCGATAAGGGGGCGTCCTAAAGCGCCGGCGCGGGGACGGCGGCTGCGCCGGCACTGGCGCTGGCGCCGGTGGTCTGGGCGACCTGCTGCTGCGGCTCTTCGGATCTCGAGGGCAGAGCCTGCAGATGCAGCACCCGGGGCTGCAACGCCTCCAGATAAGTTTCAGAGCGGCCGATATAGATCATGCCGATTTCGGGCATCGAAGTCAGCACGCTGCACATCGTTTCCTGCCATTCCGGCTCCATGCCCTCGAGCACTTCGTCGAAGATGATCCAGCGCGGGCGCACCAGCAGCAGGCGCGCGAAGCCGATCGCCTTCTGTTCATCGCCGTCGAGCAGCTTGTCCCAGCGGGCGCGGGTATCGAGCCTTGCGATCAGAGAGTGCAGGCCGGCCTTTTCAAGGGCCGCCTCGACCGCAGCTTGCTCGTAGGCATCGGCGCTTTCGGGGAAGGCCAACGCCTCGCGCAACGTGCCGCCCGGAATATAGGCGATTTGCGGAACGAACAGCATGTCGTCGATCGGCGGCAGACCCATCGTGCCGCTGCCGCACGGCCAGAGCCCGGCCAAGGCCTGGAACAGCAGCTTGCGGTTGACGCTATGATCGCCGTTGATCATGATTTTTTCGCCGGCCTTGATCACGATATCGGTTTCTCGCAGGCGAAAACCGCCGCATTCCTCGATGTCTTCGCCGATCTTGGCATTGATCACCACATCCTTCAGCGTCAGCCTGTCGGCGGCGGTGTCTTCATAGGCGATGCTTCCCTTCACGCCAAAGCCCTCGTCCATGTCGAGCAACGCCTGGCGGAAGTCGGTGACGCGCATCAGCGTGGCACGCCATTCGGCGATCGGGCCGAAATTGGCGACATACCAGCGCAACGCCGTATTGACCTGGTTGAAGGCGCCGACCGACATCATCAGCTGGCCGAGGGTGAGGCCGCCGGAAAAATAGGCGGGTGCGGCAACGATGATCGGAATGACGATCACCAGCCAGCCGTAGCCGGCCGAAACCCAGGTGAGATTGGTATTGGCCATGGCGAGCCGCTTGACGACCCTCAGTACCGAACTGATGTCGGTATTGATACGCCGGCGTTCGTTCTCCTCGCCGCGGGCGACGGTGATCGCCGGCATGTTCTCGTTGGCATGCATCAGCGTGAAACGAAGCTCGGCCTCCTTCGAGAAGCGGTCGGCATTGAGCTTGACCAGCTTGCGGCCGACGACCTGGCTCAACACCGAGGCGGAAGCTGCATAGAAAATCGCCGCCCAGACCATATAGCCCGGTATGGAGAAGCTGTGGCCGCTGATGTGGAAGATGAAGCCGCTCGAAAGCTCCCAGAGCACGCCGATGAAGCTCACCAGAAGAATGGTCGATTGCAGCAGCCCGAGGACGAGCCCGGTCGTGCTTTCGGCAAGGTTGCGGGAATCCTCGTGCAGGCGCTGATCCGGATTGACGCCGATCAGGCCGCTGGAGGCGAGCCGCAGCGCCCGCTTACGCTTCAGCCACTGGTCGACGAGATCGCGTGACAGGCCTTCGCGCATATAAAGCGCGGTCATCTGGTTCAGCCAAGCCTGCAACACGTTGAGCAGCAGCAGCGTGCCGGCGATCATCGCGAAGATTTCGAGCTGGTGGAAGAATTCGCCGAGGTCGCGGCGCTCGAGCGAATCGTAGAAAGGGGCGTTCCACTCATTGAGAATGACCTGGCCATAGGCCGTCGCCAGGATGACGAGGATCAGCACGGTCGCCAGAAACAGCACCTTGCCGCGAACTTGCGAATTCCAGAATGCTGAGAACATCACACCGAGGCGATATGTCAGGCTGAAATCATACCCTACCCTATCCTGCTTCCGGATGCCCGGCCTCCCTTCGATCTTGTCTGCCATCACGCTTTTCCAACACCGCCCATACTGTCATTATTAACATGGTGGCGTTACCGGTCTATCAACAGATTCTATCAGTCATTAAAGTGTGATGATTCTTGACGGGCCACTCCCGCATGCATTCGGAGTTGATTCGCGGCTCAACTGGGACTAATTAAGGCACTCCGTGGTGATTTGGCCGGCCGGCTTGCAGCCACGTTAAAAAAGTCGCTAAAGGGCCGCGTGCGGACCGGTAGCGATTTTTTCGCCGCCGGTTTTTTATTTTTGATCGAGTTGACCGCAATGCCCATCAAGATCCCCGATACGCTGCCCGCCTTCGAAACCCTGGTTCAGGAAGGCGTGCGGGTGCTGACCGAGACGATGGCGATCCGTCAGGATATAAGACCGTTGCAGATCGGCCTGCTCAACCTGATGCCGAACAAGATCAAGACCGAACTGCAGATGGCCCGTCTCGTCGGCGCTTCGCCGCTGCAGGTGGAGCTGTCACTCATCCGCATCGGCGGCCACAAGGCAAAGAACACATCCGAAGATCACCTGCTCGCCTTCTACCAGACCTGGGAAGAGGTGAAGCAGCGCAAGTTCGACGGCTTCATCATCACCGGAGCCCCGATCGAGCTCCTCCCCTATGAGGACGTTACCTATTGGGCAGAAATGCAGGAGATCTTCAATTGGACGGAGACCAACGTCCATTCGACGATGAACGTCTGCTGGGGCGCGATGGCGGCGATCTATCACTTCCACGGCGTTCCGAAATACGAGCTGAAGGAAAAGGCCTTCGGCGTCTACCGGCACCGGAACCTGAAGCCTTCCTCCATCTATCTGAACGGCTTTTCCGACAACTTCGAGGTGCCGGTGTCGCGCTGGACCGAGGTGCGCCGCGCCGACATCGAGAAATGCGAAAGCCTG
Coding sequences:
- a CDS encoding ABC-F family ATP-binding cassette domain-containing protein; translated protein: MAPPILKLDDIFLSFGGAPLLAGASLQVEPGDKICLVGRNGSGKSTLLKIAAGLVEAQSGEVFRHPSSTVRYLEQAPDFASFSTVQAYAEAGLGPGDDPYRVTYLLSHLGLTGEEDPNTLSGGESRRAALARVLAPEPDILLLDEPTNHLDLPTIEWLEGELQKTRSALVLISHDRRFLEKVSTATVWLDRGASRRLDRGFAHFEAWRDQVLEAEELEQHKLGKAIEREEHWLRYGVTARRKRNMRRLGELQTMRSQYRGHKGPQGTVQATISDAQESGKLVIEAEKITKSFGDRAIVTPFSIRVHRGDCIGLVGPNGAGKTTLLKMLTGQLSPDGGTVKLGTNLEIATLDQKREDLKPEETLANYLTDGRGENLLVNGEQRHVTGYMKEFLFQPEQARTPIKSLSGGERARLMLARILARPANLLILDEPTNDLDIETLDLLQEIVAGFPGTVILVSHDRDFLDRTVTSTIAPAVPDAPDGRWIEYAGGYTDMLAQRKGVLDERRKAEKAAEKPKTQETTASGAASKGKLSFKQKFALDNLPKEMAKAEAEIAKRELVMADPNLFTRDPVAFNRLAGEMEKLRVSLTKMEEEWLELEMLREELEG
- a CDS encoding ABC transporter ATP-binding protein/permease, which produces MADKIEGRPGIRKQDRVGYDFSLTYRLGVMFSAFWNSQVRGKVLFLATVLILVILATAYGQVILNEWNAPFYDSLERRDLGEFFHQLEIFAMIAGTLLLLNVLQAWLNQMTALYMREGLSRDLVDQWLKRKRALRLASSGLIGVNPDQRLHEDSRNLAESTTGLVLGLLQSTILLVSFIGVLWELSSGFIFHISGHSFSIPGYMVWAAIFYAASASVLSQVVGRKLVKLNADRFSKEAELRFTLMHANENMPAITVARGEENERRRINTDISSVLRVVKRLAMANTNLTWVSAGYGWLVIVIPIIVAAPAYFSGGLTLGQLMMSVGAFNQVNTALRWYVANFGPIAEWRATLMRVTDFRQALLDMDEGFGVKGSIAYEDTAADRLTLKDVVINAKIGEDIEECGGFRLRETDIVIKAGEKIMINGDHSVNRKLLFQALAGLWPCGSGTMGLPPIDDMLFVPQIAYIPGGTLREALAFPESADAYEQAAVEAALEKAGLHSLIARLDTRARWDKLLDGDEQKAIGFARLLLVRPRWIIFDEVLEGMEPEWQETMCSVLTSMPEIGMIYIGRSETYLEALQPRVLHLQALPSRSEEPQQQVAQTTGASASAGAAAVPAPAL
- the metA gene encoding homoserine O-succinyltransferase, which translates into the protein MPIKIPDTLPAFETLVQEGVRVLTETMAIRQDIRPLQIGLLNLMPNKIKTELQMARLVGASPLQVELSLIRIGGHKAKNTSEDHLLAFYQTWEEVKQRKFDGFIITGAPIELLPYEDVTYWAEMQEIFNWTETNVHSTMNVCWGAMAAIYHFHGVPKYELKEKAFGVYRHRNLKPSSIYLNGFSDNFEVPVSRWTEVRRADIEKCESLEILMESSEMGVCLVHEKRGRRLYMFNHVEYDSTSLSDEYFRDVDAGVPIKMPHNYFPHNDPALAPQNRWRSHAHLLFGNWINEIYQTTPYDVEEIGMDL